In Sphaeramia orbicularis chromosome 1, fSphaOr1.1, whole genome shotgun sequence, a genomic segment contains:
- the LOC115421477 gene encoding growth hormone secretagogue receptor type 1-like, with the protein SVLYVLLMLLGIVGNVLTLLVVCLRPHMRSSSYLYLSSMAVSDLLILLLLPLDLYKLWRPRPWPFGDLLCKLTMFLSECCTFSSILHITFLSLERYLAVCWPIAAKALLTRRRTRLLIGCLWLAAAVSAAPVLIMVGVEDVDGEEVGECGCTQWAVSSGLMSAMMVLSNVYFLVPFCILGLVYSLIGRTLWLRPQSGRRDQKHKNTVKMLGVIVLSFLLCWLPFHVGRTIFFSLSVGTVTDQQPAHLDSHPHTEADAHPHTEANTHPHTEADAHLHTEANTYLHTQANAHLHTEANAHLYTEADTHLDTEADTHLHTQDDAHLHTEADTHLDTEADTHLHTQANAHLYTEADTHLETEADTHLHTEAYAHLDTEADTHLGTEADAHLGTEADAHLHTDPGAHPPTEANVSLYTEADAHPHTEADAHPPTEADAHPHTEADAHPSTEADAHLYLLYYLSQYLNLVSSVLFYLSAAINPLLYNLMSAPYRRAVYSLVHKRPPGARGQRGHTFTLHQSTTTV; encoded by the exons tctgtgctctaCGTTCTGCTGATGCTGCTGGGCATTGTGGGTAATGTCCTCACCCTGCTGGTGGTGTGTCTGCGTCCACACATGAGGAGCTCCTCCTACCTGTACCTGAGCAGCATGGCCGTCAGTGACCTGCTCATCCTCCTGCTGCTGCCGCTGGACCTGTACAAG CTGTGGAGACCCCGCCCCTGGCCTTTTGGAGACCTGCTCTGTAAACTGACCATGTTCCTATCGGAGTGCTGTACCTTCTCCTCTATCCTCCACATCACCTTCTTGTCGTTGGAGCGCTACCTGGCCGTCTGTTGGCCCATCGCAGCCAAGGCCCTGCTGACGCGCCGCAGGACCAGGCTTCTGATTGGCTGCCTGTGGTTGGCGGCGGCGGTCAGCGCGGCGCCGGTGCTGATCATGGTCGGAGTGGAGGACGTGGACGGCGAGGAGGTGGG GGAGTGCGGCTGCACACAGTGGGCGGTCTCCTCCGGTCTGATGTCGGCCATGATGGTCCTGTCCAACGTCTACTTCCTGGTGCCCTTCTgcatcctgggtctggtctacagcCTGATTGGACGGACGCTTTGGCTCCGCCCACAAAGCGGGAGACGAgaccagaaacacaaaaacacagttaaaatgctGG GGGTGATCGTTCTATCCTTCCTTCTCTGCTGGCTGCCCTTCCACGTTGGTCGGACCATCTTCTTCTCTCTTTCTGTCGGAACCGTTACGGACCAACAACCAGCACACCTGGACTCCCACCCACACACAGAGGCCGACGCCCACCCACACACAGAGGccaacacccacccacacacagagGCCGACGCCCACCTACACACAGAGGCCAACACCTACCTACACACACAGGCCAACGCCCACCTACACACTGAGGCCAACGCCCACCTCTACACAGAGGCCGACACCCACCTAGACACAGAGGCCGAcacccacctacacacacagGACGACGCCCATCTACACACAGAGGCCGACACCCACCTAGACACAGAGGCCGAcacccacctacacacacagGCCAACGCCCACCTCTACACAGAGGCCGACACCCACCTAGAAACAGAGGCCGACACCCACCTACATACAGAGGCCTACGCCCACCTAGACACAGAGGCCGACACCCACCTAGGCACAGAGGCCGACGCCCACCTAGGCACAGAGGCCGACGCCCACCTACACACAGATCCCGGCGCCCACCCACCCACAGAGGCCAACGTCAGCCTTTACACAGAGGCTGACGCCCACCCACACACAGAGGCCGACGCCCACCCGCCCACAGAGGCTGACGCCCACCCACACACAGAGGCCGACGCCCACCCTTCCACAGAGGCCGACGCCCACTTGTACCTCCTCTACTACCTGTCTCAGTACTTGAACCTGGTGTCGTCGGTGCTTTTCTACCTCAGCGCTGCCATCAACCCACTGCTGTACAACCTGATGTCGGCCCCGTACCGCCGCGCTGTCTACAGCCTCGTACACAAACGCCCCCCCGGTGCACGGGGGCAGCGTGGGCACACCTTCACCCTGCACCAGTCCACAACCACCGTGTAA